The Euphorbia lathyris chromosome 2, ddEupLath1.1, whole genome shotgun sequence genome includes a window with the following:
- the LOC136220287 gene encoding RING-H2 finger protein ATL5-like encodes MENTNGNGFPQPRDQVSSLNAYASNGKIMLFSGIILFIAILLILCFHAYTRWIFNLRRRRHHILSLSLSNVASAAAAAKSQGLDPSILKSLPVLVYNSETHEAVLECAVCLSEFEDGEIGRVLPACNHTFHSCCIDMWFQSHSNCPLCRAPVQYDMCKIGSDTVIPVLGMAEMEKKVENERFCSASSPPVRLSLLQCQRIASELVEILVEVPTSSRERPLVESGPSGRIGPQSTTPNL; translated from the coding sequence atGGAAAACACAAACGGAAACGGATTCCCCCAACCGCGAGATCAAGTTTCTTCTCTCAATGCCTACGCTAGTAATGGAAAAATCATGCTTTTCTCAGGAATTATCCTTTTCATAGCAATACTTCTCATCCTCTGTTTCCACGCTTACACTCGCTGGATTTTCAATCTCCGCCGCCGTCGCCACCATATCCTCTCACTCTCCCTCTCCAATGTTGcttctgctgctgctgctgccaAATCCCAAGGTCTTGACCCCTCAATTTTGAAATCTCTTCCAGTATTAGTTTACAACTCGGAAACTCACGAGGCGGTGCTAGAATGCGCCGTGTGCTTATCGGAATTCGAAGACGGTGAGATAGGGAGAGTGTTGCCGGCGTGTAATCATACGTTTCATAGTTGCTGTATTGATATGTGGTTTCAATCTCACTCCAATTGTCCGCTCTGTAGAGCTCCGGTTCAGTACGATATGTGTAAAATTGGCTCCGATACGGTCATTCCGGTGTTAGGAATGGCTGAGATGGAGAAGAAGGTAGAAAATGAGAGATTTTGCTCTGCTTCTTCGCCGCCGGTGAGATTATCCCTTCTGCAATGCCAGAGGATAGCGTCGGAGCTGGTGGAGATACTCGTGGAGGTACCAACATCAAGTCGGGAACGGCCTCTTGTGGAATCTGGTCCATCGGGCCGAATTGGGCCCCAGTCCACAACCCCAAATTTATAG